The Paramisgurnus dabryanus chromosome 24, PD_genome_1.1, whole genome shotgun sequence genome contains the following window.
taccacggtctgagaaatgtttatgtttgagcagcgtgtaaggggttaatgcctcttgtgttgtccaaagaggccgagtttacaacaaactggaaaactagtcccttggttttttgttaaattatatgactaaagatgttacctgtaaatttaaattactcagtatcggcaagtactgaattGCAAGTACTCGTTCTCCAAAAAAGTTTTATCGGTGCATCTGTAATTTACATTGTTTATTATACTTGACAACACGTTCAAATCATCTATTCAATATTTGTCTTCCAGATGTTTCCCATGTGACTGCAGATCAAGCAAAGGAGAAGCCATGGAGAAATATTCTGTGGACAGAAAAGTatgttttcacaaaatgttgttTCACCCTGTTGCTCATTTCATGCTGTTAAACTAATGGTTTAACTGCTATTGTAGACAAAAACAAGACCTCATGAAGTGCATCAAAGATCATAAACCCCTGGTGTCCTCTGTGAACCGCGTTCGAATCCTAATGATCGGTCCTGTAGGGGCTGGAAAATCCAGTTTCTTCAACTCCATCAACTCCATCTTCATGGGTCGCATGACCAACAAACCAATGGCAGGATCTAAAAGCACCAGCCTCACAACACAGGTACAATAAAAGCTTCCTTTATTAAGAAGAGCATTAAATATCTCTTCATGACTTATTGTTTTGGTCCCTATATTTTCTTTTAGTTTCGCACATATCCACTGAAAGATGGTCGTGAGGGAAAGCCATTGCCATTTGTGTTGTGTGACACTATGGGACTGGAGGAGCAGACAGGTGCAGGTCTGGATATTGAGGACATCAGCAGCATCATTCAGGGTCTCATACCAGACCGATATCAAGTAAGATGAACATAAAGATGATACGGTTGTATCCAAATGAACTAGTTGAAGTTGATTCTTAATGTACTTTACCATCAATTGTTTTGCTTAAGTTCAACCCCATGGTACCATTTCATCCTGATGAGCAAAAATCCTCCAGACCTTCATCTCTACAGGAGAGGATCCACTGTGTGGTGTTTGTGATAGACGCCACCAAAATCTCCCTCATGTCCAGCAAACTGGAGGAAAAACTTGCAGCCATACGCAAAAAAGTGAATTCACTGAGTAAGTGCATTTACAAAACACATGATTTCGGTTCTTAatgctgattggtcaatagctgtgaTTTACAGCTTTATCACAGAGTGACTATTTGTATCTGTGCAGCCAGTTGTTATTTTTGTGccatataaatgtaaatttgtgttGCATATTAAGCTGCTGATATCTCTGCTTAATTAAACAATTTTCAGGTGTTCCTCAGATCGTCTTGATGACAAAAATAGATGAGGCGTATCCTCTGGTGGAGGAGGATCTTTAAAAGGTTTATGTCAGTTCCTACATTGACAAAGGTGAGATCTTCCAGAGCTGAAACT
Protein-coding sequences here:
- the LOC135721619 gene encoding LOW QUALITY PROTEIN: interferon-induced protein 44-like (The sequence of the model RefSeq protein was modified relative to this genomic sequence to represent the inferred CDS: substituted 1 base at 1 genomic stop codon), with amino-acid sequence MKCIKDHKPLVSSVNRVRILMIGPVGAGKSSFFNSINSIFMGRMTNKPMAGSKSTSLTTQFRTYPLKDGREGKPLPFVLCDTMGLEEQTGAGLDIEDISSIIQGLIPDRYQFNPMVPFHPDEQKSSRPSSLQERIHCVVFVIDATKISLMSSKLEEKLAAIRKKVNSLSVPQIVLMTKIDEAYPLVEEDLXKVYVSSYLTLQVQEVSSRLGVPVSCVLPVKNYSQELELNLNCDLLLLTAVQQMLNYAEDYLDDVDANVA